GGCCGTCCACTTCCTTGCGGAGAGCGGCAATCGCATCGACAATGCCTTCGTGGAGTCCACCGAGCGCCTTTTCCATGACGTCAATTGCGGCGAGCAAGCGGTTCATGCCTTCGCCGAGCGACTTGGCGTAACCGTCAAGACCTGGGAAGCCCTGGTTGAGAGCCATTTCGTTTGTCTTGAGCGCCTTAGAGTAAGCTTCGACAACGGCAGGCAAAATGATATTCTTCGCCATGTCGCGGGCGATTTCGCCTTCGATATGGATGCGCTTGTGGTAATCTTCCACATTCACTTCGTAACGGGAAACCATTTCGGCACGGTTCATCACGCCATACTTTTCGAAGAGCGCAATGTTTTCATCCTTCGTCAAAGCCTTGAGCGCTTCCATAGAAGTGCGGATGTTTGGGAGACCACGCTTTTCAGCTTCCTTCACCCATTCTTCAGTGTAGCCGTTGCCATTGTAAAGAATGCGCTTGTGTTCCTTCACGATCTTTTGCAAAATCTTTTGCAAGCCCGTGTGGAAATTCTTGTCATCAAGCTTTTCGAGCTGTTCAGAGATCATGTCGAATGCTTCGGCGACAATCGTATTGAGGACAACGTTCGGTTCAGAGCAGCTCTGGCTAGAGCCCGGTGCACGGAATTCAAACTTGTTGCCCGTAAATGCAAACGGCGAAGTTCTGTTGCGGTCCGTAGCGTCACGCGGGAGCGGCGGGAGCGTATCGGAACCAAGTTTCATGGCACCAGCTTGCTTGCTGGACTTCGGCACGCCTTGTTCGAGCTGTTCAATCACATCCATGAGCTGATCGCCGAGGTAAATGGAGATGATTGCCGGAGGAGCTTCGTGAGCGCCAAGACGGTGGTCGTTACCTGCACCTGCGCAAGTCATGCGGAGCAAATCAGCATGCGTATCGACAGCGTACATGATGGCGCAAATGGCAGTGAGGAACACGGCATTCTGGTGCGGGTCCTTGCCCGGATTGAGCAAGTTGCCCTTGCCGTAAGAAAGACTCCAGTTGTTATGCTTGCCAGAACCGTTCACACCTGCAAACGGTTTTTCGTGCAACAGGCAAACGAGACCGTAGCGGTCCGCCACATTACGGAGCGTTTCCATCACAAGCATGTTGTGGTCGCAAGCAAGGTTCACTTCTTCAAAGAGCGGAGCAAGTTCGAACTGGGCCGGAGCCACTTCGTTATGGCGGGTCTTTGCCGGGATACCAAGCTTCCACAGTTCCTTTTCCACATCGTTCATAAAGTTCAAGATGCGGCTCGGGATGCTGCCAAAGTAATGGTCATTCATTTGTTGGTGCTTTGCAGGAGTAGCACCGAAAATCGTGCGACCGGCCTGATACAGGTCCGGGCGTTGCAGATAAAATCTCTTGTCGATGAGGAAGTATTCTTGTTCGGCGCCGAGCGTAACTGTTGTCTTTTTCGGACCAGCCTTAAAGCAAGTCATCAAGCGGCGAGTCGACTTGGAAAGAGCTTGCAAGCTGCGGAGGAGTGGAGTCTTCTTGTCGAGAGCTTCACCCGTGTAGCTGCAGAACGCGGTCGGGATGCAGAGTGTTGCACCATTGCCGTGACGCTTGATGAACGCCGGAGAAGTCGGGTCCCACGCGGTATAGCCGCGAGCCTCGAACGTAGAACGCAAACCACCACTCGGGAAGCTCGAAGCGTCCGGTTCGCCCACAATCAAATTCTTACCGCTGAAAGCCATAATGGCCTTGCCACCAGACGGTTCAATAAAGCTGTCGTGCTTTTCGGCCGTCGATCCCGTCAAAGGCTGGAACCAATGCGTAAAGTGCGTTGCGCCGCGATCCATTGCCCAGCGCTTCATCGCGTGAGCGACATCGCCAGCGATGCTCGGATCAAGAGCCACGCCCTCGTCGATCGTTGCGAGCAATTTTTCGCAAATATCCTTCGGGAGGTAGGTGCGCATGGCATCGGCATTGAAAACGTCTTCGCCATAGAAATCGACATTCGCCGGAGCGGCAGGCATCACAGCGCTCACCGGAGCAGTTGCGATATCGTAGATGGCCTTATTACGACTATTGTTCATTTTTTACCCTTAATGTCTTCTCCGTCTTGTCATCCCGGACTTGTTCCGGGATCACCATTTCAGAGATTTTTAATTAACAGACTTAAAACTAGCAATGCTTTTACCCCTTTGCACCGTACAAAATCGCCTATTTTCGCCCTACTTCATTACATTTTTGTAAAATTATATCACTTTATTACATTTTTGTAATACAAGAACGTAAATTATTACTATATTAAACACGTTCATCTCTCCTAGAGCTGCGTCGGGTCGCCTAAAAACGGCCCGATGCAGCAACAGAGATTCCCCGAAAAGCAAAATGGATATCGAAGCTCTTGAAAACACGACTTTCGCGGCCATAGTCGAGAAAATCCAAAAGGTTCGCAAGCGTGGCGAGCTTTTAGAGAGCATTCACGGGATTTTAAAAAAGAACTTTGAATCCGTCGAAATCCAGCACCAAATCGAATGCCAGAAAATCCGCAACGTCATTGAAGGCATTCCAGGCGAACTCATCGGGAACACGCGCGAAATGCGCGAAGTGAGCAAGCTCGTCCGCCAAATCGCCCCCACCGCCGCAACAGTCCTTATCCGCGGCAAGGCAGGCACCGGCAAAGAATACGTTGCCCGCAGCATTCACGAGCTTTCGGAACGCAAAAATTCCCCGTTCGTAGCGCTCAACTGCGATGCCCTCACCGAGGGTGCGAACTCTTTTGAAAGCGAACTTTTCGGTTTTGAACGCGGAGCATTCACAGGCGCCACCAACCGCCACATCGGCAAGGCAGAACAAGCAAACGGCGGCACGCTCTTTCTAGACGAAGTTGCCGACTTGCCGCTCCCCGCGCAAATCAAGCTTCTGCAATTTATTCAGGAACAAAGTTTCAAGCGTCTCGGCAGCAACATCGAGCAGCGCTGTAACGTGCGTCTCATCGCGAGCACCGGCAAGAATCTCGAAGCCATGATGCAACACGGCACGTTCCGCGAAGACCTTTATTACCGCCTGAACATTTTCCAGATTTCGCTCCCCGAACTCATCCAGCGCAAGACGGACATTTTACTTTTAGCGGACCATTTCATCGAAAAGATGAATTACAAATATGGCAAGAAAATTTTGCGCTTAAGCTCACCCGCCATCGACATGCTCATGAGCTACCATTGGCCCGGTAACGTACGCGAACTCGAAAACTGCATCGAACACGCATGCCTTGCGACAACAGACGTCTGTATCAACGCCTACGATTTGCCGCCCACGCTGCAAACCGACGTCACATCAGGAACGTCCGTACTCCCCGAAGGCAACAGCCCTCTTGCCACGCTGATGGACAGCTACGAGCGCGAAATTCTGAGCGAAGCGCTCCGCCGTCATGACGGCAACATGAGCGCCGCCGGGCGCGACCTTTCCGTAAGCCCGCGCATGATGCTATACAAAATAAGGCGGCTAGGAATAGCCGCCTCGAATTAAGCAAATTGTCACCCCGACCATTGCGCCGGGGGCAGTAACACACTATCTCACAACAGTGATGCTATTCACCGGAAGAACATCCTTCGGCGACTTGAGCTTGCTCACCTTATCGTTTTTGTACACGTAAACGCCAGCATTCTCGCCACGTTCACCAATGTAAAGCGTTCCCGTAGCATTGTCAAAGAAGAGCGAGCCTTCAACATCGCTTATACCAGAAACCGTCTTGACCGACTTTTTAGAAAGGTCAATCTTAAAAAGCGGCACATTTCCATTATAGTCTTTATAAGCAGTACCATAAGCATAGCCCTCAGCATCTACAACAAAGGAAACAAGACCCGAACTAAGAGTGCCGAATTTTTCGCCATCAATAAGAACGGACGACTTTTTCTTAGCCACGTCAACGACTTCAATACCGAAGACGTCGGATTCACCACTATAATCACCAGTAGACCCAACATAAAGCATACCATTGGCAAAGCCCATAGCAGCCGGATTCTTCTTTGCAAGTCTGATCGTATCGAGGAATTCACCATCATCAAGATTGTACATTGCGATGAGGCCCGGCACATCGTAAGAAGTAACCCAGCCTTCAGAAACATAGCGCTGGAACATAGCAAACAAGGTATCGTTTCTGACTTCAAAATCAGCCAAATGCGGAGCATGGCCCTCCGTGTGCACAAGATTTTCAGTCTTAACAGTCTTTGTGACCTTACCATCCTTTATAGCAACTTTCACAAACTTGGCAGCGTCCTTCAAAGCAACCCAGACTTCCTTATCATTTGCCTTGACGACATCGCTCGGATTCGTGCCATCGCCCAACTTGACCTGCCACTTAGGCTTATTTTTCGCAGGATCCACCAACGCAAGGGCGCCCTTGCCACTTTCTACAACAAAGATGTTACCATCAACGCCAACAATCTTGGTATCCTGAGAGAACTGAAGAGTGTCGTCAGAGATCTTACCATCCTTAACCCAACGGAGTTCACCAGCCGGGCTTGTCCAATCACTGAAGTACACATAGACAGAGCCTTCATCTGCACTTGAAGAAGAAGACGTTTCCTTACTGGAAGAAGACTTCGCAGAGCTTGAAGAAGATTTTACAGAGCTAGAAGAGGACTTGCCCTTGCTAGAGGAGGATTTAGCCTTGCTGGAAGAAGATTTCGCTTTATCCACGCTTGACGAGCTAACGAGATCGATTTCGTCATCTTCAGCGGAAGTGGCGTTATCCGAGCAAGCCTGCATATAGAATGCAAAGGACGATGCCATAAGAAGAGAGAGGATTTTTTTCATGGTTGTTCCTTTTTATGTTTTTCGCAGACGATGTGGATTACATGTTTTGCAAGCCCCATTCTGCGCGGGGTTTAAAACCCCTGTGTTAATGTTAATTTGTATTCTCGCCCAGGAGTTGGGAATGGAATATAGGGGTTTCTATACTTTTCATCCGTTAAATTTCGAAGAGCGAAAATAAGTCTAGTTTTAACAAATGGAGACCACCCAAGCGAAACATGATGCAAATCCACAGCAGGTTCCACAACACGATTCGCACGGTCTTCAAAAATTTTGGTACGATATTCCGAAACCCAGGTCAAATCAAGATGATACGGTAAATCGAATCGTGCTTCGGCATAATATGAACGCGCCGGTTCATTCGGAATTTTCTTCCCATTATAATAGTTTTCATTGCTTCGATCTTCCGCATTCTGGAACGTTGCACGCAAAATCACAGAAAGCCAATTTTTGGGTTTACTTTCCAATTCGGCCTCAAGCCCTCGAATATGGGATTTTCCAATATTTTTCGGTTTTACAAAGCCAGCATTCATTAACCAAAATATTCCATTATCCACTCGCGTTTCAAAATACGTTGCACGAATAGCAGTATTGCTTTTGGGAACCATGTAATAGCCCCCCACTTCAAAACGCAGCGCAGATTCATCAAGAAGATCTGGATTCGAAAGCATTCCAGGATAAACGCCATATAGTTCCATCAACTGCGGCGTACGTACAAAACGTCCAAAGCTCAAGCTAAAGCCATACAGAGAACTAGGGGCATCATAACGCACAAAGCCACGCCCAGACCACGAAATATCACGATCTTTCGCCGTATTCAACGTCAACGATGTCGTCGGCTGTACGAATTTTCCACCATAAAGATCATCCTTGACAATCAAAGCCGATGTTTCGCCACCAACAGAAAGATTCTTGATTAATTCATAAAACACATCAGCAGAAGCATTAGTAGAAACACGAGAAAGGTTCCATTTGGGCATCGTTCCGCGTTTCTCATAATAGGAGGCATCCATCGACAATCTCAAATTCGCTTCCAAGCGGTCGCCCGAATAGTTCGCAACAACCTCAGGAACAAGGCTATACCCTGCCGCGCCATATTCCTGCAATCCAGAAGACGGATACCCGATATGATCCAGCGGGTAATATGAATGCGACGTAGCCTTTTCAAACTTTCCCGTCAATGAAAATTCAAGCCATAGCCAGCCCAGCAACTGAGGCAATTCCGCACGATAAGCCATCTGTACAAAATCACCCTTGTAACCCGCGACACTCGTCTGATAATCGTCGTGCCCTGGATTTCCACCATCCGAACGGCTAAAGTTAAGATTCAAAGTCGAAAAAACGCCATTTGCATGCAAAACGCGAGCCTTGAAAAGCCCCGAGTATTCTGTGAACTCGGCATTCCGGCGCGTATCCGTAAAATCGTCATCATGATTATACGGAGTTCCATTATTGCTCTCAAATTCGTAATCGTTGTCGCTATGGCGTACCGACAAAGACGCACTTACCGAGGCGCTATCCGTCAAGCGAGAAAGCAACTGCATCGAAGCCTCCCACGTGTTGTGGCTGCCGTAACTTAAAAGCACACGACCCGACTTCTTTTCTTCAGGCTTGAGCACAGCTTCGGCAGGCTTCGAACCTTTCGTGATAAAGTTGATGGCACCGCCAATGCCGCGACCACCAAACTTCGCCGGCACACGGTCCTTGTAGACTTCAATCTTTTCAATCTGATTCAAGTCAATCGAACCAAAATCAACCGCACCGCCCGAGGCATCGTTCAGCGGAATGCCGTCCATGCAAACGACAATGTTTTTTGCCGAGACACCGCGAATGCTCACGGTCTGGAAACTCCCGACACCGCCCTGGCGCGTGTACTGCACGCCCGGGAGTGCCGCCAAGACTTCCGCTGCCGAAAGCGAACGGCCTTCCCACGCTTCGGGCAAAACCTCGGCATAACTCGAAGACGCCTGCAAAGGCTTTTCAACACTCGTCGTCTCGTAAACAGAGGACTCGCCTAAATCTTGAATAAACTCTTCGGAAAAACTAGAAACGCTCGCAAGCAGTACGGCCGCGCACACGCGAACGCCCAAGAGACTGCGACTGCACGCAGTCAAACACCCACGCAAACGCGTGGCTATGCAAAGCGATGTCTTTCGCACCGTTTAACAACCCGTGGCGCAAAGCGCCCGTTGTGCCTTACAGTTCTTCTGACTCGGGGATCACTCTACTTCCAGCCCCTTCACACCCACCTTGCGGCAAGCATTGGTTTATGCTGGTTTCGTCCTCCCTTACAGCGGCGAGACCGTTCCCGGCTTTCACGGGATTCTCTTATATCGAATCAGCGGTGACACGATACAGCGTTTTACCGCATAAGGCATTACCTATGAAAAATATAGTAAACAATTCGGGGCATTGTCATCCCCCGTCATGCCCGTCACCGAACGGGCATCTCCCTTTCATGAAATCTTACATTCGCGGTTTCCACTCCGCAAGAACCATGCCCGCAACAATGGCGACAGCACCCGCGATCGCGACCGACGTGATACGCTCCCCAAGAGCAATCACCGCTGTAATAATCGTCACGAGCGGAATTGCGTATATGTAATTGCTTGCGAGCACCGTTCCAATTTGCTTCAGTACCATATTCCATATCAGGTACCCAAACAACGACGAGAACACCGTAAGGCAAAGGAAGTTGAGCGACACGACCGGTTCTGCAAAGTTCTGCCACGGGACTCCAAGGAAATGCCCAGCGCCGGCCTCGTTTGGAGCAATCGCGGTTTCGCCAAGCATAATGATTATTGACGAGAGCGCGCCATAGAAAAACATCTTTCGCGTTATAAAAAGCGTAGAGTATTTTTCATTGAGCGGACGCACAATCAAGGAATAAATCGTCCACATGCATGCCGAACTGAACGCGAGCAAATCGCCCACCGGCGAAAGTTTTAGAATAAACTTTCCATTCAGCACCACAAGCACCATGCCGATAAACGTAATCACACACCCGAGAATCTGTCGCTTACAAAGGCGTTCGCTTTTGTAAATGAGCCCGCCAAAAATCATCGTCAAAAGCGGATTCGTACAGACAATCAACGAGACATTGCTCGATGGAGAAATCGAGAGCGCTGTATTCTCCGCCCAAAAGTAAAGCGTGCAACCCGTGAGCCCGCACAAGCACAAAATCAGTTCGTGCTTCCAGTTTTCACAACGGAATTGTTTATGC
The nucleotide sequence above comes from Fibrobacter sp. UWB16. Encoded proteins:
- a CDS encoding TonB-dependent receptor, whose protein sequence is MTACSRSLLGVRVCAAVLLASVSSFSEEFIQDLGESSVYETTSVEKPLQASSSYAEVLPEAWEGRSLSAAEVLAALPGVQYTRQGGVGSFQTVSIRGVSAKNIVVCMDGIPLNDASGGAVDFGSIDLNQIEKIEVYKDRVPAKFGGRGIGGAINFITKGSKPAEAVLKPEEKKSGRVLLSYGSHNTWEASMQLLSRLTDSASVSASLSVRHSDNDYEFESNNGTPYNHDDDFTDTRRNAEFTEYSGLFKARVLHANGVFSTLNLNFSRSDGGNPGHDDYQTSVAGYKGDFVQMAYRAELPQLLGWLWLEFSLTGKFEKATSHSYYPLDHIGYPSSGLQEYGAAGYSLVPEVVANYSGDRLEANLRLSMDASYYEKRGTMPKWNLSRVSTNASADVFYELIKNLSVGGETSALIVKDDLYGGKFVQPTTSLTLNTAKDRDISWSGRGFVRYDAPSSLYGFSLSFGRFVRTPQLMELYGVYPGMLSNPDLLDESALRFEVGGYYMVPKSNTAIRATYFETRVDNGIFWLMNAGFVKPKNIGKSHIRGLEAELESKPKNWLSVILRATFQNAEDRSNENYYNGKKIPNEPARSYYAEARFDLPYHLDLTWVSEYRTKIFEDRANRVVEPAVDLHHVSLGWSPFVKTRLIFALRNLTDEKYRNPYIPFPTPGREYKLTLTQGF
- a CDS encoding glutamine synthetase III, producing the protein MPAAPANVDFYGEDVFNADAMRTYLPKDICEKLLATIDEGVALDPSIAGDVAHAMKRWAMDRGATHFTHWFQPLTGSTAEKHDSFIEPSGGKAIMAFSGKNLIVGEPDASSFPSGGLRSTFEARGYTAWDPTSPAFIKRHGNGATLCIPTAFCSYTGEALDKKTPLLRSLQALSKSTRRLMTCFKAGPKKTTVTLGAEQEYFLIDKRFYLQRPDLYQAGRTIFGATPAKHQQMNDHYFGSIPSRILNFMNDVEKELWKLGIPAKTRHNEVAPAQFELAPLFEEVNLACDHNMLVMETLRNVADRYGLVCLLHEKPFAGVNGSGKHNNWSLSYGKGNLLNPGKDPHQNAVFLTAICAIMYAVDTHADLLRMTCAGAGNDHRLGAHEAPPAIISIYLGDQLMDVIEQLEQGVPKSSKQAGAMKLGSDTLPPLPRDATDRNRTSPFAFTGNKFEFRAPGSSQSCSEPNVVLNTIVAEAFDMISEQLEKLDDKNFHTGLQKILQKIVKEHKRILYNGNGYTEEWVKEAEKRGLPNIRTSMEALKALTKDENIALFEKYGVMNRAEMVSRYEVNVEDYHKRIHIEGEIARDMAKNIILPAVVEAYSKALKTNEMALNQGFPGLDGYAKSLGEGMNRLLAAIDVMEKALGGLHEGIVDAIAALRKEVDGLEKIVPNELWPLPKYREMLFIY
- a CDS encoding sigma-54-dependent Fis family transcriptional regulator, producing the protein MDIEALENTTFAAIVEKIQKVRKRGELLESIHGILKKNFESVEIQHQIECQKIRNVIEGIPGELIGNTREMREVSKLVRQIAPTAATVLIRGKAGTGKEYVARSIHELSERKNSPFVALNCDALTEGANSFESELFGFERGAFTGATNRHIGKAEQANGGTLFLDEVADLPLPAQIKLLQFIQEQSFKRLGSNIEQRCNVRLIASTGKNLEAMMQHGTFREDLYYRLNIFQISLPELIQRKTDILLLADHFIEKMNYKYGKKILRLSSPAIDMLMSYHWPGNVRELENCIEHACLATTDVCINAYDLPPTLQTDVTSGTSVLPEGNSPLATLMDSYEREILSEALRRHDGNMSAAGRDLSVSPRMMLYKIRRLGIAASN
- a CDS encoding DMT family transporter, producing MKPTRNSLAFWHALAIGTIAFWGTSFVSTKVLLNHGFSAVQIFTLRFTVTYLLLLAMTHKQFRCENWKHELILCLCGLTGCTLYFWAENTALSISPSSNVSLIVCTNPLLTMIFGGLIYKSERLCKRQILGCVITFIGMVLVVLNGKFILKLSPVGDLLAFSSACMWTIYSLIVRPLNEKYSTLFITRKMFFYGALSSIIIMLGETAIAPNEAGAGHFLGVPWQNFAEPVVSLNFLCLTVFSSLFGYLIWNMVLKQIGTVLASNYIYAIPLVTIITAVIALGERITSVAIAGAVAIVAGMVLAEWKPRM